A stretch of the Osmerus mordax isolate fOsmMor3 chromosome 12, fOsmMor3.pri, whole genome shotgun sequence genome encodes the following:
- the mchr2b gene encoding melanin concentrating hormone receptor 2b yields the protein MNNTEMCISVHTQNDEISNLTNSSCLNRTSPYSIIDIATFMHIFPTIYGILCTIGVIANGLVIYAVATCKKKMVSDIYVLNLAIADMLFLLVMPFNIHQLVRDRQWVFGNFMCKAVVVVDVSNQFTTVGIVTVLCIDRYIAIVHPTSEKRTIQWTIIINILVWLGSFLLTVPVMMYAKVIRKRQLEMCMMFLDGPEDMYWYTLYQSILGFILPLIIIITFYSLTLYHVFRSIRRVKRKQSVWAKRATKTVLMVIALFLVCWSPYHVIQVINLSNNKPTNAFIYAYNISICLSYSHSCINPLMLLVFAQNYRERLCRRTELRSSQQSSSKTTVVKTDGPSVANDPNYGCTVI from the exons ATGAATAACACGGAGATGTGCATATCTGTGCACACACAGAACGATGAAATCAGCAACTTGACAAACTCGTCGTGTTTGAACAGAACTTCGCCGTACAGCATTATCGACATAGCAACTTTTATGCATATATTTCCTACGATATATGGTATACTTTGTACGATTGGAGTTATTGCCAATGGCTTGGTCATTTATGCGGTGGCAACCTGCAAGAAAAAAATGGTTTCAGACATTTATGTGCTGAATTTAGCCATTGCCGACATGCTTTTCTTGCTAGTGATGCCCTTCAACATCCATCAACttgtcagagacagacagtgggtCTTTGGAAACTTCATGTGCaaggctgtggttgttgtggatgTGAGCAACCAATTCACAACCGTGGGGATCGTCACTGTTCTCTGTATTGACAG gtACATTGCCATCGTCCACCCCACCTCTGAGAAGAGAACCATCCAGTGGACGATCATCATCAACATCCTGGTGTGGCTGGGCAGCTTCCTCCTCACCGTGCCCGTGATGATGTATGCCAAGGTGATCCGCAAGCGCCAGCTGGAGATGTGTATGATGTTCCTGGACGGGCCCGAGGACATGTACTGGTACACCCTGTACCAGTCCATCCTGGGCTTCATCCTGcctctcatcatcatcatcaccttctACTCCCTCACCCTGTACCACGTGTTCCGCTCCATACGGCGAGTCAAGCGCAAACAGTCCGTCTGGGCCAAGCGGGCCACCAAGACCGTCCTCATGGTCATCGCCCTCTTCCTGGTCTGCTGGTCGCCCTATCACGTGATCCAGGTGATCAATCTGAGCAACAACAAGCCCACCAACGCCTTCATTTACGCCTACAACATCAGCATCTGCCTGAGCTACTCGCACAGCTGCATCAACCCCCTCATGCTGCTGGTGTTTGCCCAGAACTACCGCGAGCGCCTCTGTCGCAGGACGGAGCTGCGCAGCTCCCAGCAGAGCTCCTCCAAGACCACCGTGGTCAAGACCGACGGGCCGAGCGTCGCCAACGACCCCAACTATGGCTGCACCGTCATCTAG